CCGGACGTCCTGACCCGGTGCCGCCACCACGCTCGCGATCTCCCACAGGGTGTCGCCCGAGCCGACGGTGACGCGCTCGGTGGCCACCACGGCGGCGTCCGCCCCGAGCTGACCGGCCCACGCACCGACGAGCACCGCCGCCATGGTGGCGAGGACGAACGCGCCCACGGCGAGCACGGCGCGGCCGCGGGCGGTGAGCCGCAGGTGCCCCGTCGGCGCGACGGCCCGCGAGGGGGGCGCGGCAGCGACCGCCACGGCCGGGTGGGCCACGGGCGGCCGAGCCACGGCCGGGCGGGCCACGCCCGGGCGAGCAGGTGCGGGGTGGCCGGGAGCAAGGCGGACCGGAGCGGGGCGGGGCACCGGGACGAACCCGGGGCCGACCAGCTCGAGGCGCGGCCGGGGCGCGCTCCGGCGGACCGGCAGAACGGTCGGCAGTGCGGTGACGGCACTCATGGTTCCTCCTGATCGAACGTATGTACGTCGAACGTCTGTGCGAAAGAGTAGCGCCGACCCCTCGTCCTGTCGACACGCCGTCGAACAGATGTTTGATCGCCGGTCCTGCGGCTCCTACCCTGTCCCTACGAACACCATCACCGACCACTGACATCGAGCGGCGAGGAGCCCCCCGTGAGCGCATCCGAGGACCATCCCGAGGCGGGCGCCTCGGTGCACGAGCTCCCCGAGCCCCGGCCGCAGGCGGGGGCGCTGACCGCCCGCCAGCGGCTCGTCCTCGAGACGATCCGTCGGTGCGTGGCCGAGCGGGGCTACCCGCCCACGATGCGCGAGATCGGCGAGGCGGTCGGGCTGACCAGCCCCTCCTCGGTCAAGCACCAGCTCACGGTCCTCGAGCGCAAGGGCTACCTGCGTCGGGACCCGCACCGCCCCCGGGCGATCGAGATCGTCGGCCTGGACGAGACCCCGGAGCCGGACGCGGCCCACGTCGGCCTCGACTCCCCGGCCACCGCGCTCGTGCCGGTGGTCGGCCGGATCGCCGCGGGCGGGCCGATCCTCGCCGAGCAGGCCGTCGAGGACGTCTTCGCGCTGCCGCGCCGGCTCGTCGGCGACGGCGAGCTCTTCCTCCTGCGCGTGGCGGGCGAGTCGATGGTCGACGCCGCCATCTGCGACGGGGACTGGGTGGTGGTGCGCCGTCAGCCCGTCGCCGAGAACGGCGAGATCGTCGCCGCCATGATCGACGGCGAGGCCACGGTCAAGACGCTGCGCCGCCAGGACGGGCAGGTCTGGCTCATGCCGGCCAACCCGGCGTACTCCCCCATCCCGGGCGAGAACGCCCAGGTGCTCGGGCGCGTCGTCTCCGTCCTGCGCAGCCTCTGACGCCGTGCCGGGTGGCGGCCCCCGGGCCGCCCCCGGAGCCGCGGGGGCGCGGCGCGGCTAGAAGCCGAGCCCGCGCAGGACCTCGCGGATGCGGTCGGCGCTGGCCCGCAGGCCGGTGAGCTCGGCCGGCGTCATCGGCGGGACGAGCTTCTCCCCCGCGCCGTCGGCCCCCACGACGGTGGGCACCGACAGGCACACGTCGGAGATGCCGACGTAGTCCTCGATGAGGGTCGAGACGCTGAGCACGCGGTTCTCGTCGCGCAGGACCGCCTCGATGATGCTCACCCCGGCCAGCGCGACCGCGTAGTTCGTCGCGCCCTTGCCGGCGATCACCGTGTAGGCCGCCTCGACCACCTCCGTGGCGATCGCCTCCCGCGAGGCCGCGTCGAGGAGCGGCGCGTGGGTGGTGCTCCAGTCGAGGAGCGGGACCGCGCCGATCATCGCCGAGCTCCACAACGGGATCTCGGAGTCGCCGTGCTCGCCGACGACGTACGCGTGGACGTTCTGGGCGGCCAGGCCGCTCTCCTCCGCGAGGCGGTAGCGCAGGCGCGAGGTGTCCAGGACGGTGCCCGAGCCGAACAGCTGGTTGGGGGGCAGGCCGGAGATGGCCAGCGCCGCCCGGGTGACGACGTCCACCGGGTTGGTCACCATGACGTACACGGCGTCCGGGGCGACGGCGGTCACCTGCGGGATGATCGTCCGCATGAGGCCGACGGTGCTCTCGGCGAGGTCGAGGCGGGTCTGGCCCGGCTTCTGCTTGGCCCCGGCGGTGACGACGACGACGTCGGCGCCGCGGCACACCTCGATGTCGTCCGAGCCCTCGATCTGGGCGGGCGGCATGAACTGGACGCCGTGGACGAGATCGAGCGCCTCGGCCCGGACCTTGGCCGTGTTGATGTCGTAGAGCGCCACGTGCCGCGCGGTCCCCCGCATGAGCGTCGCGAAGGCCATGGTGGCCCCCACGGAGCCCGCTCCGATGATGGCGACCTTGCTCGTCCGCGCTGCCCGCATGGCTGGGCCCCTCTCCTCGGCTGCTCGTGGCCAGCCTAGGCGGTGGCCGTCCTCCCCGCCGGGCGGGAGGTCCCCGTCGCGAGGCGGCGCAGCGCGTCGCGCGCCAGGGTGCCGTCGGTGGTCTGCCACATCGGCGGCATCGACCGGGTGAGGAAGGTGCCGTAGCGCGCCGTCGCCAGGCGCGGGTCGAGGACGGCGACGACGCCCCGGTCCGACATCGTGCGCACGAGGCGCCCCGCGCCCTGGGCGAGGAGCAGCGCGGCGTGCGAGGCGGCGACGGCCATGAAGCCGTTGCCGCCGGCCGCCGCGGCCGCCTCGGAACGTGCCGACCGGACCGGGTCGTCCGGACGCGGGAAGGGGATCCGGTCGATGAGGACGAGGCGGCACGTGGGCCCGGGGACGTCCACCCCCTGCCACAGCGACAGGGTCCCCATGAGGCAGGTCGCCTCGTCCTCGGCGAACCGTCGCACGAGGGTGGGCAGCTGGTCGTCCCCCTGGCACAGCACGGGCACGTCGAGCTCGCTGCGCAGGAGGTCCGCCGCCTCCTCGGCCGCCCGGCGCGAGGAGAACAGGCCGAGGGTCGCCCCGCCGGCAGCCCGGACCAGCCCGAGGACCTCCTCCAGCGCCTGCGCGCTGGTGCCGTCCCGGCCCGGCGGCGGCAGGTGCCGGGCGATGTAGAGGATGCCCTGGCGGCGGTAGTCGAAGGGCGAGCCGACGTCGAGGGCGCGCCAGGGCCGGCCGTCGTCGGCGTCCGCACCGTCCGCCGACGCCGACGCCGACGCCGGCGCCGCCGCCGCCGGGGCGGGCCGGGTGGGCCGGCCCGCGCCGGGCACGTCGGGCGTGCGGTCGTCGCCGCGCTCCCGGCCGACGAGGGTGGCGCCGAGCGTGCGCGCCATGGCGTCGAAGGTCCCGCCGAGGGCGAGGGTCGCGGAGGTGAGGACGGCGGCGCGCCCGCTGAGCAGGTGGTCGGCGATGGGCGCGGAGACGTCGAGCGGGGCCAGGTGGAGCCGCGGGGCGTCCAGGCCGGTGCGGCCGCGCTCGCACCACAGGACGTCGCGGCGCTGGGCGATCCGGTCGCTGAGCAGGCGCTCGGTCACCTCGGTGAGCGTGAGGACGGCGGCCCGGGCCATGAGCCGGCCGCCCGCCTCGGCCTCGCCCGTGCCCCGCAGGGCGGTGAGCGCCTCGCGGGCGGCGGCGTCGACGAGGGTGACGGCGTCGGCCAGGCCGGCGGGCAGGCCGTCGCGCAGCCGGCCGTCAGGCACGGTCTCCAGGCGGGTCCGCAGCACCGTCGCGGCCTGCTCGAGGTCCACGCCCAGCGCCCCGTGGCGGCGCGCGAGCCGGGCGGTGCGCTCGACGACGGTGGCGGACAGCTCGAGGGTGGACTGGGCGGTCACCCGCTCGGCGAGCTCGTGCGCCTCGTCGACGACGAGGACGTCGTGCTCGGGCAGGACGTTGGGCGAGCCCGCGGCCGCGATCCCCAGCATCGCGTGGTTGGTGATGACGACGTCGGCCTCGCGGGCGGCCTGGCGCGCCGCCTCGGGGAAGCACTCGGCGAGCATGGGGCACGCGGTGCCGAGGCACTCGAGCTTGCTCACGCTCACCTGGCGCCAGGCCCGCTCGCTCACGCCCGGGACGAGGTCGTCCCGGTCGCCGGTGTCCGTCTCCTCCGCCCACTCCCGCACGCGCAGGATCTGCTCCCCCAGGGTCGACGCCGCCCGGGCGGTCCGCTGCGGGTCGGGGGTGGTGGCGTCCGCGGGGAACAGGCCCGGCTCGTCGTCCGCGGGGTACCCGCCGCCGAGCTTGTGCTTGCACACGTAGTTCTGCCAGCCCTTGAGGACGGCGGCCTGGGGGCGCAGGCCCGTGCGCTCGGCGACGACGTCGGCGACGAGGGGGACGTCGTGGACGAGGACCTGGCGCTGGAGGGCGAGCGTGGCCGTGGAGATGACGGCCCGCTGCCCCTTCTCGACGGCGTGGGCGAGGACCGGCACGAGATAGGCGAGGGACTTGCCCGTCCCGGTCCCGGCCTGGACGAGGAGCGGGGCGGGCTCCGCGAGGACCTCGCTGATGGCGCGCGCCATCGCCTCCTGGCCCGGCCGCCGGGCGCCGCCGATGCGGGCGACGGCGGCGTCGAGGAGGGCGGTGGTCCGGTCGGGGCCGCTCACGCCCCGGGCTGCGCGGCGCTGAGCTCGGCGGCCAGGGTCGCGTCGACCCGGGCGCGCAGGCGCGTGCCGTCGCCGGTGTGCTCGGTGCCGAGGATCTCCCCCGTCGAGTGCGCGCGGGAGAGGAGGTCGCCCCGGGAGTAGGGCACGACGACGTCGACGTCCACCTCGGGGCGCGGCAGCAGGTCGGCGACGCGCTGGCGCAGCTCCCCCATCCCGGCTCCGGTGCGCGCGGAGACCACCACGGCGTCCGGGTAGCGCGTCCGCAGGCGGGTGAGCGCCTCGGGGGCAGCGAGGTCGGCCTTGTTGAGGACGATGACCTCGGGCACCTCGAGCGCGTGCGGGATGTCGGCGAGGACCGCCCGCACCGCGCTCACCTGCCCCTCCGGGTCGGGGTGGGCGGCGTCGACGACGTGGAGCAGGAGGTCCGCCTCGGCCACCTCCTCGAGCGTGGAGCGGAAGGCCTCGACGAGCTCGTGGGGCAGGGACCGCACGAAGCCGACCGTGTCGGTGAGGGTGTACAGGCGCCCGTCCGGGGTCTCGGCCTTGCGCACCGTGGGGTCGAGGGTGGCGAACAGGGAGTTCTCCACGAGCACCCCGGCGCCGGTGAGCTGGTTGAGCAGCGAGGACTTGCCGGCGTTGGTGTACCCGGCGATGGCGACCGCGGGTACCCGCCCACGACGCCGCGAGGACCGCATCGTCTCCCGGGCGGGGGCCATCTCGGCGATCTGCCGGCGCAGGCGCGCCATCCGGGTCCGGATCCGGCGGCGGTCCAGCTCGATCTTCGTCTCACCGGGTCCGCGCGAGCCGATCCCGGCGCCACCGGCCACGCGGCCACCGGCCTGCCGGGACATCGACTCACCCCACCCGCGCAGGCGCGGGAGGAGGTACTCGAGCTGGGCGAGCTCGACCTGCGCCTTGCCCTCCCGGGACTTCGCGTGCTGGGCGAAGATGTCGAGGATGAGGGCGGTCCGGTCGACGACCTTGACCTTGACGACGTCCTCGAGGCCACGCCGCTGGGAGGGCGCGAGGTCGCCGTCGACGACGACGGTGTCCGCCCCGACGGAGGCGACGAGCTCGGCGAGCTCGGCGGCCTTGCCCGAGCCGAGGTAGGTGGCGGGGTCCGGGTTCACGCGGCGCTGGAGGAGCCCGTCGAGGACCTGCGAGCCCGCGGTCTCCGCGAGCGCGGCGAGCTCGCGCAGCGAGACGTCGGCCATCTCCGCGGAGCCGGTGGACCACAGCCCGACGAGGACGACCCGCTCGAGCCGCAACGCCCGGTACTCGACCTCGGTGACGTCCTCGAGCTCCGTCGACAGCCCGCCGACGCGGCGCAGGGCGGAGCGCTCCTCGCGCTCCAGCTGGTCGCCGTCCCGGTCGCTGCCGCCCGTGTCCTCCACCTGCAGCGCCGTCCCCGCTCGAGCGAGGATGCGGTCGACGACGTCCCGTGCGGCGTCCTGGGCGCTGGGCTCGGTGAGGCGGTCGTTCGTCATGGTGTCCTTGGTCTCGGGGAACGCGGCGGGGCCGCGCCGCGAGGGCGCCGACCACCGGGTTCCATCGTCCCACCGCGGCCGGGGGCGTGCGAGCGAATATCCCCACGGCGAAAGCGGCGGGGTACCTTGCCCCGGTGAGTTCGTCCGAGCACTACTTCTCCGCCCGTCCGGCCGGCGCCGAGCAGCGCCGCCAGATCGACGTCACCCTCCGCGGGCGGCGGGTGATGGTGAGCACGGCCCCCGGGGTGTTCTCCGGCGACCGCGTCGACCTCGGCACCCGGGTGCTCCTCGACGCCGTGCCCGAGCCGCCGGCCAGCGGCGAGCTCGCCGACGTGGGCTGCGGCTGGGGCCCCATCACCCTGGCGCTCGCGCAGGCGGCGCCCGGGGCGCGGGTGTGGGCCGCCGACGTCAACGAGCGCGCCGTCCAGCTCACCGCGGCCAACGCCGCCGCCCTCGGCCTGCGCAACGTCGAGGCGCTCACCGCCGACGCCGCCCTCGCCCGGCTCGACGCCGAGCACCTCCAGCTCGACGAGATCTGGTCCAACCCGCCGATCCGGATCGGCAAGGACGCCCTGCACGCGCTCCTGCGCACCTGGCTGGGCCGGCTCGCGCCGGGCGGGCGCGCCCACCTCGTCGTCCAGCGCAACCTCGGGGCCGACTCCCTGCACCGCTGGCTGGAGACCGAGCTGGGGATGCCCACGCAGCGGCTGGCCTCGGCGAAGGGCTACCGCGTGCTCACCGTGCGGCCGGCGGTCAGCGCAGACTGACGTCGGCGACGAGCACCGCCGGGCCGGTGAGCTCGACGCGGTCGCCGTCGACGACCCGCACCCGCACCTCGCCGCCGGGCACCAGCACCCGCCACGCGTCGGGCGCCCCGCGACCGGCCCACGCGCGGACGGCGAGGGCCGCCGCGCACGTGCCCGTCCCGCACGAGCGGGTCTCCCCCACCCCGCGCTCCTGGACGCGCATGCGCACGGTGCCGACGGCCTCCCCGTCGAGCACCTCCTCGCCCAGCGGCACGACGAGCTCGACGTTCGTGCCCGCCGGGGGGACCGGCTCGACGACGACGGCGGGGCCCAGGTCGGCGGCGTCGAGCTCGGCGACGTCGGGCAGGGCGACGACGGTGTGCGGGTTGGGCACGTCCACCCGCAGCCCCGCGCGGGCGCCGGCCAGGCCCGCGACGACGACGGCGACGTCGTAGCCCTGGTCGATGGCCGCCGCGCCCCCCGGCATGCGCCACGGCCCCATGTCGACGGTGTACTCCTCACCGGTGCGCCACACCCGCCGCACCCCCGAGCGGGTGCCCACCGCCACGGCGGCGCCCGGCTCGACGAGGCCCTCGCGCTCGAGGTAGGCGACGAAGACGCGGATGCCGTTGCCGCACATCTCCGCGACGCTGCCGTCGGCGTTGCGGTAGTCCATGAACCACTCCGCCGTGGAGTCCTCGGCGAGCACGTCCACGCCCTCGGGCAGCGCCCGGGACCGGACGGCGCGGATGAGCCCGTCGGCCCCGATGCCGGCGCGCCGGTCGCACAGCCCGGCGACGTCGGCGGCGTCGAGCACCAGTGCGCCGTCGGGGTCGGTGAGCAGGAGGAAGTCGTTCTCGGTGCCGTGCCCCTTGGTCAGGCGCAGGCCACGCAGGGCCGGGGTGGTCATCCCCCGAGCCTACGGCGCACCGACCGCCGCGAGCGCCCGCTGCGCGAGGTCCGGACCCGGTTCCAGCCAGGTGATGCGGGGGTCGCGGCGGAACCACTTCTCCTGCCGCCGGGCGAGCCGGCGGGTGGCCAGGGCGATGTCCGCCACCGCCTCCTCCACGCTCGCACGTCCCTCGAGCACGGCGACCGCCTGGGCGTAGCCCACCGCGCGGGAGGCGGTGCGCCCCCGGGCGAGCCCGCGCTCGAGGAGCGCGGCCGTCTCCTCGAGGAGCCCGTCGGCGAGCATCGCCCGCGTCCGGGCCTCGATCCGCACGTCCAGCTCGGGGCGGGGCACCGCCACACCGACCTGGGCGGCGGGCCGGTGGTAGGTGTGCGTGGGCATGGTGGCGGAGTAGGGCCGGCCGGTGAGGGCGATGACCTCCAGCGCCCGGATCACCCGGCGGGCGTTGGCCGGCCCGATGCGCGCCGCGGCGGCCGGGTCGGCCCGCGCGAGCTCGGCGTGGAGCAGGCCCGGCCCCTCCACCTCGGCGCGGCGCTCGAGCGCCGCGCGGACCTCCGGGTCGGTCCCGGGGAACTCCAGCTCGTCGAGCACCGCCCGGACGTACAGGCCCGAGCCGCCGACGAGGAGCGGGGTCCGTCCCCGCGCGGCGATGGCGGCGAGGTCCTCCCGCGCGTGCCGCTGGTAGGCGGCGACGGTCGCCTCCTGCGTGACGTCGAGGACGTCGAGCTGGTGGTGGGCGATCCCCCGGCGCTGCGCGGGCGGGAGCTTGGCGGTGCCGATGTCCATGCCGCGGTAGAGCTGCATGGCGTCGGCGTTGACCACCTCCGCGCCGGCGGGACCGCCGAGGAGCTCGGCGAGGTCGAGGGCGAGATCGGACTTGCCCGTCGCCGTCGGGCCGACGACGGCGAGGACGGCGCTCACGCCGGGCGGCGCAGCGAGGGCATCCCCAGGCCGACCCGTCCGGCGTCGGCCCCGGCGTGGGCGACGCCGGCGTGCTCCCCGCCGGCGGCGCGCCGCGCCCAGGCGTCCCCCGCCCGGGTGCGGCGCACCGCGAACGGGCCGCCGTCGAGGGCGGAGTCCGCCACGAGGTGGTGCGGGGCGCCGTGGGTGACCCGCGCGGTGACCATGTCCCCGGGCCGGGGGACGTCCGCGCCCGCCAGGCCGGGCGGGAGCGCCACGTGGACGAGCCGGTTGTCCGCGGCGCGCCCGGTCACCCGGGCGGTGGCACCGTCCTTGCGCCCCTCGCCGTCGGCGATGAGCACCTCGACCGTGCGGCCCTCCTGGCGGACGTTCTCGCTCAGGGAGATCCGTTCCTGGAGGGCGACGAGGCGCCGGTAGCGGTCGGCGACGACCTCCGGGGGCACCTGGTCCTCGAGGTCCGCGGCCGGGGTACCGGGGCGCGGGGAGTACTGGAACGTGAAGGCCGAGGCGAACCGGGACGCCTCGACGACCTCGAGCGTGGCGGCGAAGTCCTCCTCGGTCTCCCCCGGGAAGCCGACGATGATGTCGGTGCTGATCGCCGCGTCTGGGATGGCCGCGCGGACGCGGTCGAGGATCCCGAGGAACTTCGCCGAGCGGTAGCTGCGGCGCATGGCGCGCAGGACGCGGTCCGAGCCGGACTGCAGCGGCATGTGGAGCTGCGGCATGACGGTGGGCGTCGCGGCCATGGCCTCGATGACGTCGTCGGTGAAGGCCGCGGGGTGGGGGGAGGTGAACCGCAGCCGCTCGAGGCCCTCGACGGCGCCCGCGGCGCGCAGGAGCTGGGCGAAGGCCCCGCGCTCGCCGAAACCGACGCCGTAGGAGTTGACGTTCTGCCCCAGCAGAGTCACCTCGATGGCGCCCTGGCCGACGACGGCCTCGACCTCGGCGAGGACCTCGCCGGGGCGGCGGTCGCGCTCCTTGCCCCGCAGGTGGGGGACGATGCAGAAGGTGCACGTGTTGTTGCAACCCACCGAGATGGACACCCACGCGGCGTAGGCGGACTCGCGGCGCGTGGGCAGGGTCGAGGGGAAGACCTTGAGCGACTCCTCGATCTCCACCTGCGCCTGGGCGTTGTGCCGCGCGCGCTCGAGGAGGACCGGCAGGACGTCGAGGTTGTGCGTGCCGAGGACGACGTCGACCCACGGCGCCTTGGCGACGATGCCGTCGCGCATCTGCTGGGCGAGGCAGCCGCCGACGGCGATCTGCATCCCCGGCCGGGTCCGCTTGACGCTGGCGAGCTGGCCGAGGTTGCCGAAGAGCCGCGTGGCGGCGTTCTCCCGCACGGAGCAGGTGTTGATGACGACGACGTCCGCCCCCTCGGCGACGTCGTCCCCGCTCGCCGCGGCGCGCTCCGCCGCCCACGGCGCCTCGGCCACCGGGACGTAGCCCGCGGCGGTGAGCATGCCGGCGAGGCGCTCGGAGTCGTGGACGTTCATCTGGCACCCGAGGGTGCGCACGAGGTACGTCCGGGGGTGCTCGCCCGCCGGGGACGCGGCGGCGGGGGCGGAGGTGACAGGGTTCATCGTGCCTGCAGTCTACGAAACGCCGGGGTGCTGCGGCGCGGTCGGTCGTTGCCAGTCCGTTACGCGACCAATGGTGACCCATGACACATCGGCCGGTTAGGTTGACCCCATGACCGAGCCCGCACGCGCGACGACCGACGCCCTCGTGGAGATGAACGGCGTCAACAAGCACTTCGGCGACCTCCACGTCCTCAAGGACATCGACCTCACCGTCACGCGCGGCGAGGTCGTCGTCGTCATCGGGCCGTCGGGCTCCGGGAAGTCGACGCTGTGCCGGACGATCAACCGCCTCGAGCCCATCGACTCCGGGGAGATCCGGAT
The sequence above is a segment of the Georgenia faecalis genome. Coding sequences within it:
- the miaA gene encoding tRNA (adenosine(37)-N6)-dimethylallyltransferase MiaA, with amino-acid sequence MSAVLAVVGPTATGKSDLALDLAELLGGPAGAEVVNADAMQLYRGMDIGTAKLPPAQRRGIAHHQLDVLDVTQEATVAAYQRHAREDLAAIAARGRTPLLVGGSGLYVRAVLDELEFPGTDPEVRAALERRAEVEGPGLLHAELARADPAAAARIGPANARRVIRALEVIALTGRPYSATMPTHTYHRPAAQVGVAVPRPELDVRIEARTRAMLADGLLEETAALLERGLARGRTASRAVGYAQAVAVLEGRASVEEAVADIALATRRLARRQEKWFRRDPRITWLEPGPDLAQRALAAVGAP
- the dapF gene encoding diaminopimelate epimerase — its product is MTTPALRGLRLTKGHGTENDFLLLTDPDGALVLDAADVAGLCDRRAGIGADGLIRAVRSRALPEGVDVLAEDSTAEWFMDYRNADGSVAEMCGNGIRVFVAYLEREGLVEPGAAVAVGTRSGVRRVWRTGEEYTVDMGPWRMPGGAAAIDQGYDVAVVVAGLAGARAGLRVDVPNPHTVVALPDVAELDAADLGPAVVVEPVPPAGTNVELVVPLGEEVLDGEAVGTVRMRVQERGVGETRSCGTGTCAAALAVRAWAGRGAPDAWRVLVPGGEVRVRVVDGDRVELTGPAVLVADVSLR
- a CDS encoding ATP-dependent DNA helicase, giving the protein MSGPDRTTALLDAAVARIGGARRPGQEAMARAISEVLAEPAPLLVQAGTGTGKSLAYLVPVLAHAVEKGQRAVISTATLALQRQVLVHDVPLVADVVAERTGLRPQAAVLKGWQNYVCKHKLGGGYPADDEPGLFPADATTPDPQRTARAASTLGEQILRVREWAEETDTGDRDDLVPGVSERAWRQVSVSKLECLGTACPMLAECFPEAARQAAREADVVITNHAMLGIAAAGSPNVLPEHDVLVVDEAHELAERVTAQSTLELSATVVERTARLARRHGALGVDLEQAATVLRTRLETVPDGRLRDGLPAGLADAVTLVDAAAREALTALRGTGEAEAGGRLMARAAVLTLTEVTERLLSDRIAQRRDVLWCERGRTGLDAPRLHLAPLDVSAPIADHLLSGRAAVLTSATLALGGTFDAMARTLGATLVGRERGDDRTPDVPGAGRPTRPAPAAAAPASASASADGADADDGRPWRALDVGSPFDYRRQGILYIARHLPPPGRDGTSAQALEEVLGLVRAAGGATLGLFSSRRAAEEAADLLRSELDVPVLCQGDDQLPTLVRRFAEDEATCLMGTLSLWQGVDVPGPTCRLVLIDRIPFPRPDDPVRSARSEAAAAAGGNGFMAVAASHAALLLAQGAGRLVRTMSDRGVVAVLDPRLATARYGTFLTRSMPPMWQTTDGTLARDALRRLATGTSRPAGRTATA
- the miaB gene encoding tRNA (N6-isopentenyl adenosine(37)-C2)-methylthiotransferase MiaB, translating into MNPVTSAPAAASPAGEHPRTYLVRTLGCQMNVHDSERLAGMLTAAGYVPVAEAPWAAERAAASGDDVAEGADVVVINTCSVRENAATRLFGNLGQLASVKRTRPGMQIAVGGCLAQQMRDGIVAKAPWVDVVLGTHNLDVLPVLLERARHNAQAQVEIEESLKVFPSTLPTRRESAYAAWVSISVGCNNTCTFCIVPHLRGKERDRRPGEVLAEVEAVVGQGAIEVTLLGQNVNSYGVGFGERGAFAQLLRAAGAVEGLERLRFTSPHPAAFTDDVIEAMAATPTVMPQLHMPLQSGSDRVLRAMRRSYRSAKFLGILDRVRAAIPDAAISTDIIVGFPGETEEDFAATLEVVEASRFASAFTFQYSPRPGTPAADLEDQVPPEVVADRYRRLVALQERISLSENVRQEGRTVEVLIADGEGRKDGATARVTGRAADNRLVHVALPPGLAGADVPRPGDMVTARVTHGAPHHLVADSALDGGPFAVRRTRAGDAWARRAAGGEHAGVAHAGADAGRVGLGMPSLRRPA
- a CDS encoding LysM peptidoglycan-binding domain-containing protein, coding for MSAVTALPTVLPVRRSAPRPRLELVGPGFVPVPRPAPVRLAPGHPAPARPGVARPAVARPPVAHPAVAVAAAPPSRAVAPTGHLRLTARGRAVLAVGAFVLATMAAVLVGAWAGQLGADAAVVATERVTVGSGDTLWEIASVVAAPGQDVRDLVDQLVALNGLPSGDLRAGQQILVPAR
- a CDS encoding L-lactate dehydrogenase, producing MRAARTSKVAIIGAGSVGATMAFATLMRGTARHVALYDINTAKVRAEALDLVHGVQFMPPAQIEGSDDIEVCRGADVVVVTAGAKQKPGQTRLDLAESTVGLMRTIIPQVTAVAPDAVYVMVTNPVDVVTRAALAISGLPPNQLFGSGTVLDTSRLRYRLAEESGLAAQNVHAYVVGEHGDSEIPLWSSAMIGAVPLLDWSTTHAPLLDAASREAIATEVVEAAYTVIAGKGATNYAVALAGVSIIEAVLRDENRVLSVSTLIEDYVGISDVCLSVPTVVGADGAGEKLVPPMTPAELTGLRASADRIREVLRGLGF
- a CDS encoding class I SAM-dependent methyltransferase; the encoded protein is MSSSEHYFSARPAGAEQRRQIDVTLRGRRVMVSTAPGVFSGDRVDLGTRVLLDAVPEPPASGELADVGCGWGPITLALAQAAPGARVWAADVNERAVQLTAANAAALGLRNVEALTADAALARLDAEHLQLDEIWSNPPIRIGKDALHALLRTWLGRLAPGGRAHLVVQRNLGADSLHRWLETELGMPTQRLASAKGYRVLTVRPAVSAD
- the hflX gene encoding GTPase HflX codes for the protein MTNDRLTEPSAQDAARDVVDRILARAGTALQVEDTGGSDRDGDQLEREERSALRRVGGLSTELEDVTEVEYRALRLERVVLVGLWSTGSAEMADVSLRELAALAETAGSQVLDGLLQRRVNPDPATYLGSGKAAELAELVASVGADTVVVDGDLAPSQRRGLEDVVKVKVVDRTALILDIFAQHAKSREGKAQVELAQLEYLLPRLRGWGESMSRQAGGRVAGGAGIGSRGPGETKIELDRRRIRTRMARLRRQIAEMAPARETMRSSRRRGRVPAVAIAGYTNAGKSSLLNQLTGAGVLVENSLFATLDPTVRKAETPDGRLYTLTDTVGFVRSLPHELVEAFRSTLEEVAEADLLLHVVDAAHPDPEGQVSAVRAVLADIPHALEVPEVIVLNKADLAAPEALTRLRTRYPDAVVVSARTGAGMGELRQRVADLLPRPEVDVDVVVPYSRGDLLSRAHSTGEILGTEHTGDGTRLRARVDATLAAELSAAQPGA
- the lexA gene encoding transcriptional repressor LexA, which gives rise to MSASEDHPEAGASVHELPEPRPQAGALTARQRLVLETIRRCVAERGYPPTMREIGEAVGLTSPSSVKHQLTVLERKGYLRRDPHRPRAIEIVGLDETPEPDAAHVGLDSPATALVPVVGRIAAGGPILAEQAVEDVFALPRRLVGDGELFLLRVAGESMVDAAICDGDWVVVRRQPVAENGEIVAAMIDGEATVKTLRRQDGQVWLMPANPAYSPIPGENAQVLGRVVSVLRSL